CAATTCTTTTCCCTCCATTTATCAAAAGACTCTCCAAACTACAACAACTCTGAGCCACAAGCACCAAACTCCTCCCTGTCACTGCAATTCTAGCCAACGCCAAAAGCTTAAGGTTCACACACTTCCTAGCAATGGCAATCACACTCTTCTCCCCCACTTTCTTCAACTTACGTATACCTATCTCCTTAAGCTTCTTGCACTTTTCAATCACCGATATAACCCCTTCGTCGGTACACCGGTGAGTATCGGCTAACCAAAGTGTTTCTAGATTCAGCTGCATTGATAGTGCTCTTAAACCTTTATCACTCACATCAATGGCTTCAAGAAGCATGTCCATGATTTTAGTTGCATGCATGGATGCTTCTTCTAAGTGTTTGTCCCAAGTCCCAGAACAGTTGATGATTCTTAAGCTTTGTAGGTTTTGTGATTGAGAAATGAGAGGGAGGAGTGCCCGACCACCATATAAATACCTTAAGCTAATAATTTTAAGAGATTTGGAGCCATTGATTGTGGAAGAGAACCTTGAGAATTTGCTAAGTGAGAGGTCTTGAAGAAGAGTGCAATGTTGGATGATGGAATTGATGCCTTGAGGTCCAAAGTTGCATGAATGGAAGGAGATACGTTTGAGTTTAGGGCAGTGTTTTGAGATGGTTTGAATACCGGCGTCGGTGATGAGGTGGCAGCTGCGGAGTTCTAAATCGGAGAGCAAAGAGCAATGAAGGGCGACCAGGGCAATTCCTATAAAACATAATCTATAATCTTTTAAGTAGGATTTAATTTACATGGTCTacataaaatacttaattctaACAAGCTTTACCATCATCGCCAATGCTAAGACATTGGGAAGAGCGGTTGAAATGGAGAGAGAGCTTGGTGACGGAGTCGAAGCGGGAGAAGATGGACGAGGCTGTGTCGCGGAGAGTGGCTAAGCCGGAGATTGAGAGAGTATATCGAGATTGGCGATCAATGGTGTACCAACGGCGGGAGACGATCGAAGAGTTGTTTCGGTCTTTGGTAGTTAAGAGTTGGAAAATGAGGGTGAGGCATTCGTCGGGGAGACGAAGAGTGTGGTCTTGGAAGGAGAGTTGGGGCCGGAGAAAGGAGAAGGTGTTGAGGAGGGAGGAGGACATGAAGGAGGGAATGAGAGGGAAGGAATTGAATGGTGGAGGTGTGgtctccctcttcttcttctcgttcCTCTcctcttgttgttgttttggaTGTTGCCATTTTTGGTATTTGTGTTGTGAGAGTGCATGTAGATTTGAGGTGGTTTTTAGGGTGGAATGTGAAGGGGATGGAGGGTTGGGAAAAAAAGTATGGTGTGGTTATTTTTGGAGGGAAAGGTTGGTCGGTTGgttggtttgtttatttatttattattggatttagattttattattgtGTTGTGACTTGTAAGTGAGGTTATTTTAGaagaatgaaataattaaataaatatatatataattaatatctaACAATACTTAGAGGCATATAATATAAATGTGGATTAATTTCTTGGCCTATCTCCAGAGTTATAAACATTTGTCTTAAAAATAGtgaatcaaaaatcaaattttatataacaaaattttcattataacTTTTCCTCAAGAAGCCATTTGACTcaactaatattaaaaatatgatttccaAATTATAGTGATAGGAATATGTGcaatttttgtttagttgataAGACAGTAATTATGTGCTCAAAATTTAAcattataatatttgattagCTTGGAATCTTTTAGTTAAAAATACCTTTATCTACGTACTaattatatcaaaattaataatattttgaaataaatatcaaaattgtttaataatattattattataaaataaaatatagttaatattcattaatattaattaagtcaaacccactcttttttgaatttttagaaagtagatacgtttttagattttattgaattttaagaATATAATGGAAAAAATTCATATTCTGCGAGATTATCACATATTGAATTGATAATCACATTCCCGGTAATATTGACTAAATTATCACactgaaaatataatattatcattttatataaCCAAATAAGATAATATGAAAATTACCTAATCCACATTCTAGGGTGTTATATAATTACTGTcttatataacaaaattttcattataacTTTTCCTCAAAAAGCCATTTGACTCcactaatattaaaaatatgatttccaAATTATAGTGATAGGAATATGTGcaatttttgtttagttgataAGACAGTAATTATGTGCTCAAAATTTAAcattataatatttgattagTTTGGAATCTTTTAGTTAAAAATACCTTTATCTACGTACTaattatatcaaaattaataatgttttgaaatgaaatatcaaaattgtttaataatattattattataaaataaaatatagttaatattcattaatattaattaagtcaaacctactctttttgaaattttagaaagtagatacgtttttagattttattgaaTTTCAAGAATATAATGGAAAAAATTCTTATTCTGTGAGATTAT
This portion of the Dioscorea cayenensis subsp. rotundata cultivar TDr96_F1 chromosome 3, TDr96_F1_v2_PseudoChromosome.rev07_lg8_w22 25.fasta, whole genome shotgun sequence genome encodes:
- the LOC120249800 gene encoding F-box protein SKIP2-like, whose amino-acid sequence is MSSSLLNTFSFLRPQLSFQDHTLRLPDECLTLIFQLLTTKDRNNSSIVSRRWYTIDRQSRYTLSISGLATLRDTASSIFSRFDSVTKLSLHFNRSSQCLSIGDDGIALVALHCSLLSDLELRSCHLITDAGIQTISKHCPKLKRISFHSCNFGPQGINSIIQHCTLLQDLSLSKFSRFSSTINGSKSLKIISLRYLYGGRALLPLISQSQNLQSLRIINCSGTWDKHLEEASMHATKIMDMLLEAIDVSDKGLRALSMQLNLETLWLADTHRCTDEGVISVIEKCKKLKEIGIRKLKKVGEKSVIAIARKCVNLKLLALARIAVTGRSLVLVAQSCCSLESLLINGGKRIGDGEMMCVLEKCLVLRWLFIRGCPISDVLLEAIGKGCPKLEKLEIRKCAMVTRKGVEELRGERRRMSIDYVGIDERDDEKVDNEEIQGERDVEIQEEEWGGSRLWLCLVAIWSFFVFILRKLLNR